In the Tepidimicrobium xylanilyticum genome, one interval contains:
- a CDS encoding phage holin, LLH family, with amino-acid sequence MNIDIVVKVLIPLLGAIITYLIVPFIKQKTTKEQRENIYFWVKVAVAAAEQIYKEKGQGKLKKEYVVDFLVSKGINITIQELDVLIEAAVKELNIAQEKLIE; translated from the coding sequence ATGAATATTGATATAGTTGTAAAAGTATTAATACCTTTATTAGGAGCTATCATAACCTATTTGATAGTTCCTTTTATTAAACAGAAAACTACAAAGGAGCAAAGGGAAAATATTTATTTCTGGGTAAAAGTAGCAGTAGCGGCAGCAGAACAGATATACAAAGAAAAAGGACAGGGTAAATTAAAGAAAGAATATGTTGTAGATTTCTTAGTTAGCAAAGGAATTAATATAACTATTCAAGAATTAGATGTACTTATAGAAGCAGCAGTAAAAGAATTGAATATAGCTCAAGAAAAATTAATAGAATAA